In Nicotiana tabacum cultivar K326 chromosome 11, ASM71507v2, whole genome shotgun sequence, a single window of DNA contains:
- the LOC107791386 gene encoding ABC transporter I family member 6, chloroplastic, whose translation MAVFSPSCSSTSPLLSFKSSPSNSPLPNVSLFPSNRRSFFRIRSSLRVKAAVSVEFPSSSATDRGDDSPKILLEVKDLSAVIKESKQQILKGVNLTVRQGEVHAVMGKNGSGKSTFAKVLVGHPDYEITGGSVSFKGENLIEMEPEERSLAGLFMSFQSPVAIPGVSNIDFLNMAYNAQRRKLGLPELGPIEFYGYVAPKLELVNMKIDFLNRNVNEGFSGGERKRNEILQLAVLGADLAILDEIDSGLDVDALRDVAKAVNGLLSPKNSVLMITHYLRLLEFIKPTYIHIMENGRIVKTGDISIAKVLEKEGYKAISAA comes from the exons ATGGCCGTTTTCAGTCCGAGCTGTTCTTCAACTTCCCCACTCCTCTCCTTCAAATCCTCGCCGTCAAATTCGCCGTTACCCAACGTCTCTTTGTTCCCTTCTAATCGCCGTAGTTTTTTCCGAATTCGGTCCTCTCTCAGAGTGAAAGCAGCCGTCAGCGTCGAGTTTCCGTCGTCTTCCGCCACCGACCGCGGGGATGACTCGCCGAAGATTTTGCTTGAAGTGAAGGATCTCTCCGCCGTCATAAAGGAGTCAAAGCAGCAAATTCTCAAAGGCGTTAACCTCACTGTCCGCCAAGGCGAG GTACATGCTGTAATGGGTAAGAATGGTTCTGGAAAGAGCACTTTTGCCAAG GTTCTTGTCGGGCATCCAGATTATGAAATTACGGGAGGCAGTGTGTCATTTAAAGGTGAGAATCTAATTGAAATGGAACCCGAGGAAAGATCTCTTGCCGGTCTTTTTATGAGCTTCCAGTCCCCAGTTGCCATACCTGGCGTTAGCAATATTGACTTTCTTAACATGGCATATAATGCTCAAAGAAGGAAACTTGGACTGCCAGAGTTGGGACCAATCGAG TTTTATGGGTACGTTGCGCCGAAGCTTGAACTTGTCAACATGAAGATAGACTTCTTGAATAGAAATGTAAATGAAGGATTCAGTGGTGGAGAAAGGAAGCGCAATGAGATTTTGCAACTAGCG GTTCTTGGGGCCGACTTGGCAATATTGGATGAGATTGATTCTGGTTTAGATGTTGATGCACTTCGAGACGTAGCAAAGGCAGTAAATGGACTTTTGTCGCCAAAGAATTCGGTGTTGATGATTACTCATTACTTACGATTATTAGAATTTATCAAGCCAACCTATATTCATATCATG GAGAATGGGAGAATTGTGAAGACCGGAGACATATCAATAGCTAAAGTTCTGGAGAAAGAAGGCTACAAAGCAATTTCTGCCGCATAG